A window of the Dioscorea cayenensis subsp. rotundata cultivar TDr96_F1 chromosome 14, TDr96_F1_v2_PseudoChromosome.rev07_lg8_w22 25.fasta, whole genome shotgun sequence genome harbors these coding sequences:
- the LOC120275720 gene encoding delta(24)-sterol reductase-like, with protein MGDLKVKPRPKRQKIWVDYLVEFRWIIIVFVVLPISAFLYFITYINEQRAESKPHKERRKEHEENVRKVVKRLKQRNPKKDGLVCTARKPYIVVGMRNVDYKRARHFEVDLSAFGNILEIDEEKMIARVEPLVTMGQLSRVTVPMNLALAVVSELDDLTIGGLVNGYGIEGSSHIYGLFADTLVSLEVVLADGSVVKATKDNEYSDLFYAIPWSQGTLGLLVSAEIKLIRIKEYMKLTYKPARGNLSELAQAYADSFAPRDGDPAKVPDFVESLIYTPTEGVFMTGMYASKQEAARKGNVINNIGWWFKPWFYQHAETALKRGEFVEYIPTREYYHRHTRCLFWEMKLILPFGDQWWFRWLMGWSLPPKISLLKITQGEAIRNYYHDMHVIQDMLLPLHRVADALEFLHEEMEVYPIWLCPHRLFKLPMKTMVYPEPGFENNLRQGDTNFAQMFTDIGVYYAPGPVLRGEVFDGAEAVHRLEEWLIRNHGFQPQYSVSELSEKNFWRMFDAELYEKCRVKYGAVGTFMDVYYKCKKGKKTEKEVLEAEAAIAEKAFAETY; from the exons ATGGGAGATCTGAAGGTGAAGCCGCGCCCTAAAAGGCAGAAGATTTGGGTCGACTACTTAGTCGAGTTCCGCTGGATCATCATTGTCTTTGTAGTTCTTCCCATATCTGCCTTCCTCTACTTCATCACATATATAAATGAGCAGCGTGCTGAGTCGAAACCACACAAGGAACGTCGCAAAGAACACGAAGAGAATGTGCGCAAGGTTGTGAAGCGGCTCAAGCAGCGAAATCCTAAAAAAGATGGCCTTGTGTGCACTGCCAGAAAACCTTACATTGTTGTTGGCATGCGTAATGTCGATTACAAACGTGCTAGGCATTTCGAGGTCGATCTCTCAGCATTCGG CAACATTCTTGAGATTGACGAAGAGAAGATGATTGCAAGAGTGGAACCTCTTGTGACCATGGGCCAGTTGAGTAGAGTCACTGTGCCAATGAACCTCGCACTAGCTGTTGTTTCCGAGCTCGATGATCTAACAATTGGCGGTCTTGTCAATGGATATGGAATTGAAGGAAGCTCTCACATATATGGTCTCTTTGCTGACACCCTTGTATCACTGGAAGTAGTCCTTGCAGACGGTAGTGTCGTCAAGGCCACGAAAGATAACGAGTATTCGGACCTCTTCTACGCCATTCCATGGTCTCAAGGGACACTAGGACTATTAGTTTCAGCAGAGATTAAATTGATCCGAATCAAAGAGTACATGAAGCTGACTTACAAGCCGGCGCGAGGGAATTTAAGCGAACTTGCACAAGCTTATGCTGATTCATTTGCACCGAGAGATGGAGACCCTGCAAAAGTTCCGGACTTTGTTGAGTCATTGATCTACACTCCTACTGAAGGTGTGTTTATGACTGGAATGTACGCTTCCAAACAAGAGGCGGCGAGGAAGGGGAATGTTATCAATAACATAGGTTGGTGGTTCAAGCCGTGGTTCTATCAACACGCCGAAACAGCACTAAAAAGAGGAGAATTCGTCGAGTATATACCAACAAGGGAATACTATCATAGGCACACAAGGTGCTTGTTCTGGGAGATGAAGCTAATTCTACCATTTGGAGATCAATGGTGGTTTAGATGGTTAATGGGATGGAGTTTGCCCCCAAAAATCTCATTGCTAAAGATCACTCAAGGAGAAGCTATCAGGAACTATTACCATGACATGCATGTAATTCAGGACATGTTGCTTCCTCTGCATCGAGTCGCTGATGCTCTCGAGTTTCTCCATGAAGAGATGGAG GTATATCCAATCTGGCTTTGCCCACATCGCCTTTTTAAGCTGCCGATGAAGACCATGGTCTATCCGGAGCCTGGATTTGAGAATAATCTCCGGCAAGGTGATACAAACTTTGCGCAAATGTTCACTGACATCGGCGTTTACTACGCACCGGGTCCGGTTTTAAGAGGTGAAGTGTTTGATGGTGCTGAAGCTGTTCATCGTCTGGAGGAGTGGTTGATCAGGAACCATGGATTCCAGCCTCAGTACTCAGTATCGGAGCTGTCAGAGAAGAACTTTTGGAGGATGTTCGATGCCGAATTGTATGAGAAATGCAGGGTGAAGTATGGTGCAGTAGGCACTTTCATGGATGTGTACTACAAATGCAAGAAGGGAAAGAAGACTGAGAAGGAGGTGTTGGAAGCAGAGGCTGCCATTGCTGAGAAGGCATTTGCAGAAACTTACTGA